From Methylobacterium radiodurans, a single genomic window includes:
- a CDS encoding helix-turn-helix transcriptional regulator encodes MESEETVSDLIDRFYEAALRPELWRETLEASARVFGAEGALMLPGPDAPLELACNPFLDAAIADGLARGWLAHNPRVLRGIPAMRDPTRVLTEQHIFTPRELDHMPFHAEYVNAHGLRHFAGLYLVPAGGRSLILSLERAPRSGAFGQGEIDALERVVPHLQRAGRLALRIAEARAGSALEAFDLLRCAGMLLDGAGAVLRMNARAAALMGRGLNVLQGALIAQHGPSNAALGRLIGGAVRAEGRLGPVCRPVAVPRPGGAPPLVVHAAPLPGAAGDLFQQARAVLLIVDPAEAHPPGEALLREIYGLTTAEARLARMLADGRDLGDAADALGVAVSTARTQLKAVFAKTGTRRQAQLAVLLAGLGRGP; translated from the coding sequence ATGGAGAGCGAGGAAACGGTCTCGGACCTGATCGACCGCTTCTACGAGGCGGCCCTGCGCCCCGAATTGTGGCGCGAGACGCTGGAGGCGAGCGCGCGCGTCTTCGGAGCCGAGGGGGCGCTGATGCTGCCGGGACCGGACGCGCCGCTGGAACTCGCCTGCAACCCCTTCCTCGACGCGGCGATCGCCGACGGGCTGGCGCGGGGCTGGCTCGCCCACAATCCGCGGGTGCTGCGCGGCATCCCGGCGATGCGCGACCCCACGCGGGTGCTCACCGAGCAGCATATCTTCACCCCGCGCGAGCTCGACCACATGCCGTTCCACGCCGAGTACGTGAACGCCCACGGCCTCCGCCATTTCGCGGGGCTTTACCTCGTGCCCGCGGGCGGGCGCAGCCTGATTCTGTCGCTGGAGCGCGCGCCCCGCAGCGGGGCCTTCGGGCAGGGCGAGATCGATGCCCTGGAGCGGGTGGTGCCCCATCTCCAGCGGGCGGGGCGCCTCGCCCTCAGGATCGCCGAGGCGCGGGCGGGCTCGGCGCTGGAGGCCTTCGACCTCCTGCGCTGCGCCGGGATGCTCCTCGACGGGGCCGGCGCGGTGCTGCGGATGAACGCGCGCGCCGCGGCGCTGATGGGGCGCGGGCTCAACGTGCTCCAGGGCGCGCTGATCGCCCAGCACGGGCCGAGCAACGCGGCGCTCGGGCGGCTGATCGGCGGCGCGGTCCGCGCAGAGGGCCGGCTCGGGCCGGTCTGCCGACCCGTGGCGGTGCCGCGCCCGGGGGGTGCCCCGCCTCTCGTCGTGCACGCCGCGCCCCTGCCCGGCGCGGCGGGCGACCTGTTCCAGCAGGCCCGCGCGGTGCTGCTCATCGTCGATCCGGCCGAGGCGCACCCGCCCGGCGAGGCGCTGCTGCGCGAGATCTACGGCCTCACCACCGCGGAGGCGCGGCTCGCCCGGATGCTCGCCGACGGGCGCGACCTCGGCGATGCGGCGGACGCGCTGGGCGTCGCGGTGAGCACCGCGCGCACGCAGCTCAAGGCCGTCTTCGCCAAGACCGGCACGCGGCGCCAGGCCCAGCTCGCGGTGCTGCTCGCCGGGCTCGGGCGCGGGCCCTGA
- a CDS encoding endonuclease/exonuclease/phosphatase family protein, producing the protein MIRLLSYNIRHGLGLDGRIAPERIAAVIGALAPDIVALQEVDVGRRRTDGRDQAEVIATALRMEQHFHPALHVEGERYGDAILTPHPSRLVRAAALPGHPRRLGLEPRGALWVEVTVGGRRLQVFNTHLGLTGGERLAQVAALLGPDWLGSPACRDPVVLLGDLNATPWSRAYRRLAGRLTDARRLSGERRARSGATFPARLPLLRIDHVFVGPGIAVERMGPAGGALARLASDHRPLLAEIVLAPVAAAQERQAETGSEVVG; encoded by the coding sequence TTGATCCGTCTCCTCAGCTACAACATCCGGCACGGGCTCGGCCTCGACGGGCGGATCGCGCCCGAGCGGATCGCCGCGGTGATCGGTGCGCTGGCGCCGGACATCGTGGCGCTGCAGGAGGTCGATGTCGGGCGCCGGCGCACCGACGGCCGCGACCAGGCGGAGGTGATCGCCACCGCCCTGCGGATGGAGCAGCATTTCCATCCGGCGCTCCACGTCGAGGGCGAGCGCTACGGCGACGCGATCCTCACCCCCCACCCGTCGCGGCTCGTGCGGGCGGCGGCTCTGCCCGGGCATCCGAGGCGGCTCGGGCTGGAGCCGCGCGGCGCGCTCTGGGTCGAGGTGACGGTCGGCGGGCGGCGGCTGCAGGTGTTCAACACGCATCTCGGGCTGACAGGCGGCGAGCGGCTGGCGCAGGTCGCCGCGCTGCTCGGGCCGGACTGGCTCGGGAGTCCGGCCTGCCGCGACCCCGTGGTGCTGCTGGGCGATCTCAACGCCACGCCCTGGTCGCGCGCCTATCGGCGGCTGGCCGGGCGGCTCACCGACGCGCGCCGGCTCTCCGGCGAGCGGCGTGCGCGCTCGGGCGCGACCTTCCCGGCCCGCCTGCCGCTCCTGCGCATCGACCACGTCTTCGTCGGGCCGGGCATCGCCGTGGAACGGATGGGGCCCGCCGGCGGCGCGCTCGCCCGGCTGGCCTCCGACCACCGGCCGCTGCTCGCCGAGATCGTGCTGGCGCCGGTCGCCGCGGCACAAGAGCGGCAGGCCGAGACCGGTTCGGAGGTGGTAGGCTGA
- a CDS encoding phospholipase D-like domain-containing protein — protein sequence MTVAVKPSDLPVPHPAPSGALRTGETCWRQVRAPRAALLHDGAAYFAAARQALVAARHSILLIGWSFDPRTCLRPESADPSADEALGDLLRRLKLQRPELAIRLLIWDMPWPISANSDMKPPAIRERLGPGIDYRIDPTLPFGACQHQKILVVDDRIAFCGGSDFEANRWDTPAHRDRDARRRLPSGEAYPPRHDVMMAVDGDAARALAALARERWHAATSAWLPPEPAAAGPVADSSEDPWPETLAPDFADVPLAIARTVPARGPAPAIRENEALFLRAIAGARRSIYLENQYFTAPLVAEALGRRLEEPDGPEIVVVVAERSPNGFDRLTMDSARRGLIARLKARDRFGRFRILAPHTVAGQPILVHSKVSVFDDTLLRVGSTNLNNRSFGYDTECDLAISAGDGTEDAELRATIARTRDRMLAHHAGCDARAFAARVAERGSLRAALDDVVLVSPRRLCPLVASHRGLLARFIEAWHIGDPDGPDDAWRPWRRPGLLRAAVRAKLGD from the coding sequence ATGACCGTCGCGGTGAAACCGAGCGACCTTCCCGTACCGCATCCCGCGCCGTCCGGCGCGCTGCGGACGGGCGAGACCTGCTGGCGGCAGGTGCGCGCGCCGCGCGCGGCCCTGCTGCACGACGGCGCCGCCTATTTCGCCGCCGCGCGCCAGGCGCTGGTCGCGGCGCGGCACTCGATCCTGCTGATCGGCTGGAGCTTCGACCCGCGCACCTGCCTGCGGCCCGAGAGCGCCGACCCGTCCGCCGACGAGGCGCTCGGCGACCTGCTGCGGCGCCTGAAGCTGCAGCGGCCGGAGCTGGCGATCCGCCTGTTGATCTGGGACATGCCCTGGCCGATCTCGGCCAACAGCGACATGAAGCCCCCGGCGATCCGGGAGCGGCTCGGCCCCGGCATCGACTACCGCATCGACCCCACGCTGCCCTTCGGCGCCTGCCAGCACCAGAAGATCCTGGTGGTGGATGACCGGATCGCCTTCTGCGGCGGCAGCGACTTCGAGGCGAACCGCTGGGACACGCCCGCCCACCGTGACCGCGACGCCCGCCGCCGCCTGCCCTCGGGGGAGGCCTACCCGCCGCGCCACGACGTGATGATGGCGGTGGACGGCGACGCCGCCCGCGCGCTCGCGGCGCTCGCCCGGGAGCGCTGGCACGCGGCGACCAGCGCGTGGCTGCCCCCCGAGCCGGCCGCGGCCGGGCCTGTGGCGGATTCCTCCGAGGATCCCTGGCCCGAGACCCTCGCCCCGGACTTCGCCGACGTGCCCCTGGCCATCGCCCGCACGGTGCCGGCGCGGGGCCCGGCGCCGGCGATCCGCGAGAACGAGGCCCTGTTCCTGCGGGCGATCGCGGGGGCACGCCGCAGCATCTACCTGGAGAACCAGTATTTCACCGCCCCACTCGTCGCCGAGGCGCTGGGGCGGCGGCTGGAGGAGCCGGACGGGCCCGAGATCGTGGTGGTGGTGGCCGAGCGCAGCCCGAACGGCTTCGACCGGCTCACCATGGACAGCGCCCGGCGCGGGCTGATCGCCCGGCTCAAGGCCCGCGACCGCTTCGGCCGCTTCCGCATCCTGGCGCCGCACACCGTGGCCGGGCAGCCGATCCTCGTCCATTCCAAGGTCTCGGTCTTCGACGACACCCTGCTGCGGGTCGGCTCGACCAACCTGAACAATCGCTCCTTCGGCTACGACACCGAGTGCGACCTGGCGATCTCCGCCGGCGACGGGACTGAGGATGCGGAGCTGCGCGCCACCATCGCCCGCACGCGGGACCGGATGCTCGCGCACCATGCCGGCTGCGACGCGCGCGCCTTCGCAGCGCGGGTGGCCGAGCGCGGCAGCCTGCGGGCGGCGCTCGACGATGTCGTCCTCGTGTCACCGCGCCGGCTCTGTCCGCTCGTCGCCTCGCACAGGGGGCTGCTCGCCCGCTTCATCGAGGCCTGGCACATCGGCGACCCGGACGGCCCGGACGATGCGTGGCGGCCCTGGCGCCGGCCCGGGCTGCTGCGCGCGGCCGTGCGGGCGAAGCTCGGGGACTGA
- a CDS encoding TVP38/TMEM64 family protein has translation MRSGALRDGLIVVGAVAATVLLWRLLPVEAWLRGFGAWSAGLGGWGPVAFAGIFLLATLLVIPCTPLTIAGAVAFGWWAMPIVLGAATAGSLLAFLAARSVLQGPVRRIIDRRPAWKATAEAVGDGDWRLLLLMRLSPFVPFNAQNYALGITDVGLGAFLLSTVLGMLPGTVVCIYLGVIGRAAGSEDPVHWVSLGLGLVATLGLVWMTRQRVRAKLRDRSGPGRAQPDRGVGVRGLEQEQGAGP, from the coding sequence GTGCGCTCGGGGGCTCTGCGCGACGGGTTGATTGTGGTCGGCGCCGTCGCGGCGACGGTCCTGCTCTGGCGGCTGCTGCCGGTCGAGGCGTGGCTGCGCGGTTTCGGGGCCTGGAGCGCCGGGCTCGGGGGCTGGGGTCCGGTGGCCTTCGCGGGCATCTTCCTCCTCGCCACGCTGCTGGTGATTCCCTGCACGCCGCTCACCATCGCGGGCGCGGTGGCGTTCGGCTGGTGGGCGATGCCGATCGTTCTGGGAGCCGCCACCGCGGGCTCGCTCCTGGCCTTCCTGGCGGCACGCTCCGTGCTTCAGGGGCCGGTGCGGCGGATCATCGACCGGCGGCCGGCCTGGAAGGCGACGGCCGAGGCGGTCGGCGACGGGGATTGGCGCCTGCTCCTGCTGATGCGTCTGAGCCCCTTCGTGCCCTTCAACGCCCAGAACTACGCGCTCGGCATCACCGATGTCGGTCTCGGCGCCTTCCTGCTCTCGACGGTGCTCGGCATGCTGCCGGGCACGGTGGTGTGCATCTATCTCGGGGTGATCGGCCGCGCGGCGGGCAGCGAGGATCCGGTGCACTGGGTCTCGCTCGGCCTCGGTCTCGTCGCCACGCTGGGCCTCGTCTGGATGACCCGGCAGCGGGTCCGGGCCAAGCTGCGGGATCGCTCCGGCCCCGGCCGGGCGCAGCCGGATCGCGGCGTGGGCGTGCGCGGATTGGAACAGGAGCAGGGCGCGGGACCATGA
- a CDS encoding carbohydrate porin — protein MRPAAGLRPSAALLAALFPALARAADPASAPSAGQSAFVDWSGPYLGLQGSAGGSFGALNFGPTTIGGRVIPDFRTGDATGRSDRGREATTAVGGVFGGRNWQTGPWLYGVEADVSGANLKRPVGSNALRLGYEDADPVFDVIRAKTDFYGLLRGRLGYSFDRALVYATFGLAGATTRILATYPDLAGGPAATARRDENRIGFTLGAGLQYAITDRIAVGLDYRYIDLGSGGRFDLGAVPGPFGGAVSTRAAFTSNQMLARLSWYPEGLRLPPEPDEAAPHVPDTDVSDRFSLHGQTTFVNQGVPGFRSPYRGDQSLVPHQAQATTTATAFIGFKLTEGTELYYNPEFSQGFGLSRTLGVAGFVNGEAQKAGAPFPKLRSNRYFVRQTFGLGGETEDVPDGINQVATRRDVERITVVAGKFALGDFFDGNVYAHDPRVDFMNWSLWAASAWDFPANLPGFTQGVYVEYNRREFAIRAAYTQVPKQPSSDVLDPRVFERAGAVVELETRHTLPVLEQPGRVRLGAFTNVVNTANYRQVVGLTLGGAFADIGEAVQATRRPRRKSGLYANLEQAVTDDVGIFARASVNDGRNESANFTDIDASLSGGVSIKGAAWDRPLDTIGLGATMNAISRTHRAFFANGGLGLLIGDGRLTYAPERAVEAYYALSLAKFVTVTFDYQLVSNPAYNQDRGPAHFFGTRLHADF, from the coding sequence ATGCGACCGGCGGCCGGGCTCCGTCCCTCCGCCGCGCTGCTCGCCGCGCTGTTTCCCGCCCTGGCCCGGGCTGCCGACCCCGCCTCCGCCCCGTCGGCCGGCCAGAGCGCGTTCGTCGATTGGTCCGGCCCCTATCTCGGCCTGCAGGGCAGCGCGGGCGGCTCCTTCGGCGCGCTGAATTTCGGCCCGACCACGATCGGCGGCCGGGTCATCCCCGATTTCCGCACCGGCGACGCGACCGGCCGCTCCGACCGCGGGCGCGAGGCGACGACCGCGGTCGGCGGCGTTTTCGGCGGCCGGAACTGGCAAACCGGCCCCTGGCTCTACGGCGTGGAGGCGGACGTCTCGGGCGCGAACCTGAAGCGGCCGGTCGGCTCGAACGCGCTGCGCCTCGGCTACGAGGACGCGGACCCGGTCTTCGATGTGATCCGTGCCAAGACCGACTTCTACGGCCTGCTGCGGGGCCGCCTCGGCTACAGCTTCGACCGGGCGCTGGTCTACGCCACGTTCGGGCTCGCCGGTGCGACGACCCGGATCCTGGCGACCTATCCGGACCTCGCGGGCGGCCCGGCCGCCACGGCGCGGCGCGACGAGAACCGGATCGGCTTCACCCTCGGCGCCGGCCTGCAATACGCCATCACCGACCGGATCGCGGTCGGCCTCGACTACCGCTACATCGATCTCGGCTCGGGCGGGCGCTTCGATCTCGGCGCGGTGCCGGGCCCCTTCGGCGGCGCGGTCTCGACGCGGGCAGCCTTCACCTCGAACCAGATGCTGGCGCGCCTCTCCTGGTACCCGGAGGGCCTGCGCCTGCCGCCGGAGCCCGACGAGGCGGCGCCGCACGTGCCCGACACCGACGTCTCGGACCGCTTCTCGCTGCACGGCCAGACCACCTTCGTGAACCAGGGCGTGCCGGGCTTCCGCTCGCCCTACCGGGGCGATCAGAGCCTCGTGCCGCATCAGGCCCAGGCCACCACGACGGCGACCGCCTTCATCGGCTTCAAGCTGACGGAGGGCACCGAACTCTACTACAACCCGGAATTCAGCCAGGGTTTCGGCCTCTCGCGCACGCTCGGCGTCGCGGGCTTCGTCAACGGCGAGGCGCAGAAGGCGGGCGCGCCCTTCCCGAAGCTGCGCTCCAACCGCTACTTCGTGCGCCAGACCTTCGGCCTCGGCGGCGAGACCGAGGACGTGCCGGACGGCATCAACCAGGTGGCGACCCGCCGCGACGTCGAGCGCATCACGGTGGTGGCCGGCAAGTTCGCGCTCGGCGACTTCTTCGACGGCAACGTCTACGCCCACGACCCGCGTGTCGATTTCATGAACTGGTCTCTCTGGGCCGCCTCGGCCTGGGACTTCCCGGCGAACCTCCCCGGTTTCACGCAGGGTGTGTATGTCGAGTACAACCGGCGGGAGTTCGCCATCCGGGCGGCCTACACGCAGGTGCCGAAGCAGCCCTCCAGCGACGTGCTCGACCCGCGCGTCTTCGAGCGGGCGGGTGCCGTGGTGGAGTTGGAGACCCGCCACACCCTGCCGGTGCTGGAGCAGCCCGGCCGCGTGCGGCTCGGCGCCTTCACCAACGTGGTCAACACCGCCAATTACCGGCAGGTCGTGGGGCTGACGCTCGGCGGCGCCTTCGCGGACATCGGCGAGGCCGTGCAGGCGACCCGCCGCCCGCGCCGCAAGAGCGGGCTCTACGCCAACCTGGAGCAGGCGGTCACCGACGATGTCGGGATCTTCGCCCGCGCCAGCGTCAACGACGGGCGCAACGAGAGCGCCAACTTCACCGACATCGACGCCAGCCTCTCGGGCGGCGTCTCGATCAAGGGCGCTGCCTGGGACCGGCCGCTCGACACGATCGGGCTGGGCGCGACGATGAACGCGATCTCGCGCACCCACCGGGCCTTCTTCGCCAACGGGGGTCTCGGCCTGCTCATCGGCGACGGGCGCCTGACCTACGCGCCCGAGCGGGCGGTCGAGGCCTACTACGCCCTGAGCCTCGCGAAGTTCGTCACCGTGACCTTCGACTACCAGCTCGTCTCGAACCCCGCCTACAACCAGGACCGCGGCCCGGCCCACTTCTTCGGCACGCGGCTCCACGCGGACTTCTGA
- the lipB gene encoding lipoyl(octanoyl) transferase LipB: MVNASRLETAPETFWPRAGAPPVAWRVSDGLVDYEAAVAWMEARAAAIARGEADECVWLLEHPPLYTAGTSAKAADLVAPERFPVYASGRGGQYTYHGPGQRVAYVMLDLNRRRTDLRAYVACLEAWLIATLDAFNVRAERREDRVGVWVRRPERGAGVEDKIAAIGIRVRRWVSFHGISLNVEPDLSHFAGIVPCGVREHGVTSLVDLGRIVSLAEVDMQLRAAFEPIFGATVPDPAG, encoded by the coding sequence TTGGTAAACGCCTCTCGCCTCGAGACCGCACCGGAGACCTTCTGGCCGCGTGCCGGTGCCCCGCCGGTGGCGTGGCGGGTCAGCGACGGGCTCGTCGATTACGAGGCGGCGGTCGCCTGGATGGAGGCGCGCGCCGCCGCGATCGCTCGGGGCGAGGCCGACGAGTGCGTCTGGCTGCTGGAGCACCCGCCGCTCTACACGGCCGGCACCTCGGCCAAGGCCGCCGACCTCGTCGCGCCCGAGCGGTTCCCGGTCTACGCGTCCGGCCGGGGCGGCCAGTACACCTATCACGGTCCCGGCCAGCGCGTGGCCTACGTGATGCTCGACCTGAACCGCCGCCGCACGGACCTGCGCGCCTACGTGGCCTGCCTGGAGGCGTGGCTGATCGCGACGCTCGACGCCTTCAACGTGCGGGCGGAGCGGCGCGAGGACCGGGTCGGCGTCTGGGTGCGGCGGCCCGAGCGGGGCGCGGGCGTCGAGGACAAGATCGCGGCGATCGGCATCCGAGTGCGGCGCTGGGTGAGCTTTCACGGCATCAGCCTCAACGTCGAGCCGGACCTCTCCCACTTCGCCGGCATCGTGCCCTGCGGGGTGCGTGAGCACGGGGTCACGAGCCTCGTCGATCTCGGCCGGATCGTCAGCTTGGCAGAGGTCGACATGCAGCTGCGCGCTGCGTTCGAGCCGATCTTCGGCGCCACGGTGCCGGATCCGGCCGGCTGA
- a CDS encoding FliM/FliN family flagellar motor switch protein, with amino-acid sequence MAVLDNLKVDVTVVLGRCRMPLHMLLRMGRGAVIELEASESDMVEILANDHPIARGQIVVTGNRISVEVTELIRKPETLRAPGTSIGEGAAPLFEPEARMA; translated from the coding sequence GTGGCGGTTCTGGACAATCTGAAGGTCGATGTCACGGTGGTGCTGGGGCGCTGCCGCATGCCGCTGCACATGCTGCTGCGCATGGGCCGCGGCGCGGTGATCGAATTGGAGGCGAGCGAGAGCGATATGGTCGAGATCCTGGCCAACGACCACCCGATCGCTCGCGGCCAGATTGTGGTGACGGGCAACCGCATCTCCGTCGAGGTGACCGAGCTGATCCGCAAGCCCGAGACCCTGCGCGCGCCCGGCACCTCGATCGGAGAGGGGGCCGCGCCCCTGTTCGAGCCGGAAGCCCGGATGGCGTGA
- a CDS encoding cupin domain-containing protein, whose amino-acid sequence MEIARLLHTFGGPALALLGSLPVLLRPRGAAPPLLDGPLMGNHDFPAVQPREKSYLPLPSHIVSGNPRQTATTIFKSPDERYAAGIWTCGVGAFRIDFEHDEFIHLIEGAVTTTDAAGVSRSYRAGEAFVSPRGWSGTWTVTEPVKKHFTWYKAEPSEA is encoded by the coding sequence ATGGAAATCGCACGGCTTCTCCACACGTTCGGCGGGCCCGCGCTGGCGCTGCTCGGCAGCCTGCCGGTCCTGCTGCGTCCGCGGGGCGCGGCCCCGCCGCTGCTCGACGGGCCGCTGATGGGCAACCACGACTTCCCGGCCGTCCAGCCGCGCGAGAAATCCTACCTGCCGCTGCCCTCGCACATCGTGTCGGGCAACCCGCGCCAGACCGCGACCACCATCTTCAAGAGCCCGGACGAGCGCTACGCCGCCGGCATCTGGACCTGCGGGGTCGGCGCCTTCCGCATCGACTTCGAGCACGACGAGTTCATCCATCTCATCGAGGGCGCCGTCACCACGACCGACGCGGCGGGCGTCTCGCGGAGCTACCGGGCGGGCGAGGCCTTCGTGTCGCCGCGCGGCTGGTCGGGCACCTGGACCGTGACCGAGCCGGTGAAGAAGCACTTCACTTGGTACAAGGCCGAGCCTTCGGAGGCGTGA
- a CDS encoding NUDIX domain-containing protein, with amino-acid sequence MLLDNPLARRLFHLGALALRGMTLGVRGAAFDGAGRVCLVRHTYVAGWHLPGGGVEIGESAAEAMLREFREEAEIAVPPEALQLRGLYRNLAGSRRDHVALYVVHGVTRLREKLPDREIAACAFFPLDALPEGTTRGTAARLHEIRGGLEAAAHW; translated from the coding sequence GTGCTGCTCGACAACCCCCTCGCCCGGCGGCTCTTCCACCTCGGGGCGCTCGCGCTCCGGGGCATGACGCTGGGCGTGCGCGGTGCGGCCTTCGACGGGGCGGGCCGCGTCTGCCTCGTGCGCCACACCTACGTGGCGGGCTGGCACCTGCCGGGCGGCGGCGTCGAGATCGGCGAGAGCGCGGCCGAGGCGATGCTGCGCGAGTTCCGCGAGGAGGCGGAGATCGCGGTCCCGCCCGAGGCGCTGCAGCTGCGCGGCCTCTACCGCAATCTCGCGGGTTCCCGCCGCGACCACGTCGCGCTCTACGTGGTGCACGGCGTGACGCGGCTGCGCGAGAAGCTGCCGGACCGGGAGATCGCGGCCTGCGCCTTCTTCCCCCTCGACGCCCTGCCGGAGGGCACGACCCGGGGCACCGCCGCGCGCCTGCACGAGATTCGCGGGGGGCTGGAGGCCGCCGCGCACTGGTAG
- a CDS encoding fumarylacetoacetate hydrolase family protein: MLSVIPNPPRTALPIVGSPDLFPVRRVYCVGRNYAAHAREMGANPDREPPFFFMKPADALLVVGPEPAQLPYPPRTENYHFEIEMVVALGRGGRDIPVAEALDHVYGYAIGLDMTRRDLQDEAKALRRPWDLGKAADASGPIGPLYPVAALGHPDSGAITLAVNGEVRQSGDLSEMIWSVAEQIAYLSGYFELAPGDLVFTGTPSGVGPVRRGERMTGAVAGLGAIVLDVV; the protein is encoded by the coding sequence ATGCTCTCCGTCATCCCGAACCCGCCGCGCACGGCCCTGCCGATCGTCGGCAGCCCGGACCTCTTCCCGGTGCGGCGGGTCTACTGCGTCGGGCGCAACTACGCGGCGCATGCCCGCGAGATGGGCGCCAACCCCGACCGCGAGCCGCCCTTCTTCTTCATGAAGCCCGCCGACGCGCTTCTGGTCGTGGGGCCGGAGCCGGCCCAGCTACCCTATCCGCCCCGCACCGAGAACTACCATTTCGAGATCGAGATGGTGGTGGCGCTGGGCAGGGGCGGGCGCGACATCCCGGTCGCCGAGGCGCTCGACCACGTCTACGGCTACGCGATCGGCCTCGACATGACCCGGCGCGACCTGCAGGACGAGGCCAAGGCGCTGCGCCGCCCCTGGGACCTCGGCAAGGCCGCCGACGCCTCCGGGCCGATCGGCCCGCTGTACCCGGTCGCCGCTCTCGGCCATCCGGATTCCGGCGCGATCACGCTCGCGGTGAACGGAGAGGTGCGCCAGAGCGGCGACCTCTCCGAGATGATCTGGTCGGTGGCCGAGCAGATCGCCTACCTGTCGGGCTATTTCGAGCTAGCCCCGGGCGACCTCGTCTTCACCGGCACGCCCTCGGGCGTCGGCCCGGTGCGGCGCGGCGAGCGCATGACGGGGGCGGTCGCCGGGCTCGGCGCGATCGTGCTCGACGTGGTCTAG
- a CDS encoding FAD-binding oxidoreductase, with product MDGLLDALRARLGAAHILTAAEDVEPYLAEQRRLYRGEALAVARPGSTEEVAFAVRACAEAGVPVVAQGGNTGLVGGGVPRGGLVLALARMNRVRDIDPVGATATVEAGAILSDLQDAAEAAGLLFPLSYASRGSARIGGGISTNAGGVQVLSYGNARDLVLGLEVVLSDGRVWNGLRHLRKDNAGYDLKQLFIGSEGTLGIVTAAVLRLFPRPRSTTVAFAGLASPERALALFTRMRDACDRDLTAFEVMPPFGLDIVLAHTPGAVRPLEGAHGAYALVELASARPDADTRAEMEAVLAAAMQAGIVEDATIGASEAQNQALWSLREAMPAAQKREGASIKHDVSLPLARLPAFLAEASAACEAAMPGIRVCAFGHFGDGNIHFNLSQPPGMAREAFLAEWGRFNRIVHDIVHAMGGSFAAEHGVGLLKRAELERYGDPVGLDLMRRLKAALDPAGILNPGKVVAGPPSDRGLP from the coding sequence ATGGACGGCTTGCTCGATGCGCTGCGCGCCCGGCTCGGGGCGGCCCACATCCTCACCGCGGCCGAGGATGTCGAGCCCTACCTCGCCGAGCAGCGGCGTCTCTACCGGGGCGAGGCGCTCGCCGTGGCGCGGCCGGGCAGCACGGAGGAGGTCGCCTTCGCGGTGCGGGCCTGCGCGGAGGCGGGCGTGCCCGTGGTGGCGCAGGGCGGCAATACCGGCCTCGTCGGGGGCGGCGTGCCGCGGGGCGGCCTCGTGCTCGCGCTCGCCCGGATGAACCGGGTCCGGGACATCGACCCGGTCGGCGCCACCGCGACGGTCGAGGCCGGCGCGATCCTCTCCGATCTCCAGGACGCCGCCGAGGCGGCGGGGCTCCTGTTCCCGCTCTCATACGCCTCGCGCGGCTCGGCCCGGATCGGCGGCGGCATCAGCACCAACGCGGGCGGCGTGCAGGTCCTCTCCTACGGCAACGCGCGCGACCTCGTGCTCGGGCTCGAGGTGGTGCTCTCCGACGGCCGGGTCTGGAACGGGCTGCGGCACTTGCGCAAGGACAATGCCGGCTACGACCTGAAGCAGCTCTTCATCGGCTCGGAGGGCACGCTCGGCATCGTCACCGCGGCGGTGCTGCGGCTGTTCCCGCGGCCCCGCTCGACCACGGTGGCCTTTGCGGGCCTCGCCTCGCCCGAGCGGGCGCTCGCGCTGTTCACGAGGATGCGCGATGCCTGCGACCGGGACCTCACCGCCTTCGAGGTGATGCCGCCCTTCGGGCTCGACATCGTGCTCGCCCACACACCCGGGGCGGTGCGCCCGCTCGAGGGTGCGCACGGCGCCTACGCGCTGGTGGAACTCGCCTCCGCCCGGCCCGACGCCGACACGCGGGCCGAGATGGAGGCGGTGCTCGCCGCGGCGATGCAGGCCGGGATCGTCGAGGATGCGACGATCGGCGCGAGCGAGGCGCAGAACCAGGCGCTCTGGTCCCTGCGCGAGGCGATGCCGGCGGCGCAGAAGCGCGAGGGCGCCTCGATCAAGCACGACGTCTCGCTGCCGCTCGCGCGCCTGCCCGCCTTCCTGGCCGAGGCCTCCGCCGCCTGCGAGGCGGCGATGCCCGGCATCCGTGTCTGCGCCTTCGGGCATTTCGGCGACGGCAACATCCACTTCAATCTGAGCCAGCCGCCCGGCATGGCGCGGGAGGCGTTCCTCGCCGAGTGGGGGCGCTTCAACCGCATCGTACACGACATCGTGCACGCGATGGGCGGCTCGTTCGCGGCCGAGCACGGGGTCGGCCTGCTGAAGCGTGCGGAGCTGGAGCGCTACGGCGACCCGGTCGGCCTCGACCTGATGCGCAGGCTCAAGGCGGCGCTCGATCCCGCCGGCATCCTCAACCCGGGCAAGGTGGTGGCGGGGCCGCCGTCCGATCGCGGCCTGCCCTGA